Part of the Candidatus Brocadia sinica JPN1 genome, GAGGACGCAGCGATTTGGGCTTTACCGGAGACTTTGTTGATGCAGGCCCTGATGACCATGGCGCACATTTTGATTTTGGATTTGGCGCGCTTGATCCGGGGGCTAGTAAAACTTTCAAGATATTCTATGGCGGCGCTGGCAATGAGGCCGATGCGTTAGAAGCGCTTGGTGCGGTTGGCGCAGAGGTTTATTCCTTCGGTCAACCTGACTGGGATGGTAGTGGGGATCCTCTTACGTGCGGACCAAGTGGTGGAACGTTCGGCGCAACGACTGGCGAACCACATACATTCATCTTCGGATTCAAGGGTGTAGGCGGAGTAGTAATTGTCACACCACCACCCCCGACACCAACACCTGAGCCAACGCCAACAGGCACGCCAACGGCCATCACTCTGGCTTATTTCAATGCCAAGGCGTCTGATGACGGTAGGGTTGCGCTGGCATGGGAGACGGCCACGGAGGTCAATAATGCGGGCTTTAACCTCTATCGCTCCGGGAGCGAGGATGGCTCTTATAAGAAGATCAACAATACCCTCATCCCTGCCAAGGGCAATGCTGTATCAGGGGCTAGCTATAGTTTCGTAGATACGCCAGGCAAAGGCACTTTCTATTACAAGCTGGAGGACGTAGACGAGACCGGGGTAAGCGCCATGCATGGCCCTGAAAAGGTGAAGATGAAGTCGGGGAATAATGCGCTACACCGTTCAAAAAAGCAGAAACACAAATAAAGTGGAGGTTAGAAGTGGGAGAAACAGGAGTTGGAATTTATCCTAGTTTAATGTCAAGGAATTTCAAACTTTCTGCTACTGCCTTACACACCCCCAACCCCCTCTCGAGAGGGGATTAGAAAAGTCCCCTCCTGGGAGGGGATTCAGGGGTGGGTTTTATCTTATTTTGTACAAAGTCGCCGAAGGCCTAATTAAAGAAGGATAAGCGGTCAGGCAGAAGCTGAAGGCTGACGGCTTACACAAAGAGTTTTGTAACGTATGAGGGTTTAATAAGCATTGAGCATTTTTTCTTAAAGAAAGGAGTTATACAATGGAAGACGCGAAATTGCCCGTGTATGAGGCGCCAGAAGTGATTACTTACACAGATGAGGAGATATTTGAGAAGCTGGGGCCTGCGCATACAGGCACACTCGGCGCTGATCGTGCGTTTTAGGAGGTTGTAGGAGCGCGGGGTGTCTCTGGTGTGGTTTCGCCGCCATGGACACCCCCGCAAGGTTATGGCAATGGCTCGTTGCAGAGGACGGGATAAATGGTGAAAAAACAAATAAATACGGGGGATTTCCCCGCTTAATCGTATGGATTGACTGACGACATATTATCCATTGGCAAAGGTTTAATAAGGGGTGATATGCGACCCAGCGCCCGATCATTAAGCGGCAAGGATTGAACTCAGCAATTTGCGAGCATAACCTTTCAATTTTATGTTGAAAAGGGCATCATGTCTCTATAATATTATTCTATAGAAACTTTTTTTGGCATGATGCTTTGGTTCCGGTTATGCTATGCTATGATATGAAATTGTCATCAAAAAAATTGATTACACAACAACTAAATCTGCGCTTTTTCGACCTGGATACCATTATCAAGTCGGACTCCTGCGATTTTATCAGGCTTTTTGCGCGGCTGTACCGCCGATTCCAAAAAGACGGCCCATCGCCAACGGCGCAATTACCGGTCGAGTTCGTACTGCTAGCCAACCCTGATAACCCCTGGAGAAAGCCGGTTATGATTTTTGATGGAAAAGTTTGGCCAGTGAGCAACCCGGAATTTCTCGAAGGATACGCTTATGAAAGCATCCTTAGCGCATTGGTGACGAGAGTACGCAGCCACATGCTGGTTCATGCCGGCGCCGTTTCCCGGAGAGGTCAGGGTATAATTATTACCGCTGATACCGGACATGGCAAGACGACCCTGGTTTTAGAACTTATACGGCGGGGATTCAAGTTCCTTTCAGACGAAATGGCGGCGCTGGGACGGGCAGACCATCTTGTGCATCCGTTTCCCCGGAGCCTCTGGATCCGCAGAGGCGCCTTAGAAATGGCTGGTTTCCCGGGTCTAGCCAGCAGAGCTATCGAATGGATGGATAAGTTGCTTTTGGATATCGAGGAGATAAAACCTGGCAGCCTGGGAGAGGCAGCGCCTATTCGTCACATTATTATCTTGCAAGATCCTGCAGAGACGCAGGGAGAGATACAGGACAATGCAGGGCAGGAGTTATGCGTCATGATCGATCGTCTGGACGACACTCTCCTCGCCACCGTTGGTCAAATTGAAGGCGTAACCGGGGTCCGGGTGGAGGCTGATTGCGGGTTTCCGATGCTCAGGCTTCGTGCAGTCCGCGCCAGTTTCGCGCTTTCCCGGATAGAGGCATTGTGCAGGGAGCGCCGGATATTAGTGCTGGACGTCATCAAAGGCGCAAGGGCGCGTCCTACGTTTGAAAGACCCGCCACACTCAAACCGATTCCGAAAAGTCAGGCCGTCATGGAACTATTGAGCAGATTTCAGGGAGGATATATGTCAGAACTCCTGCATAATGAATTTGGTGGCAGCTCCACGCGCCTGTTCATGGAGTTGTCCGGCATAATGGGTCAGGCAGACTGTCATCAACTTTCCGTTGGACCCCTTCATGAGATGGCCGATTTGGTATGTAACCTGGCTAATGTATGCTCAAAAGGCTCATAGTTTGTGATGAAATTTCGACCAAAGGAGGAGGTTGTTCAATATGGCTGAGATTTTTAAGAAAGACCTGTTTTTCATTTTGTCGTTGATTTTGGGATGCTGTTCGCCGTCTCTCCTCATGGCCGGGCCGCCGTCAGGAAATCATCTGAAAGTACTGGGCTCTGACGGACAGGCTGTCGTGCTTGAATTGAAGGTCGGCGACTTTCAGACCGAAACGATAGAACACGAAGGACAGGTATACCACAGAATAATCATACCCGAAATGGCGCAAAGCGCCAGGGCGGGCGAACCACAGATTCCCCTCTGTGGCGCCATGATAGGCCTGCCTTCTCCAGAAGGGGTTTCCGTGCAGATCGTTGATGCTAGCTACGAAACGCTAAATGGATATCGTCTTTATCCTGCGCCGGAAATGATCGCGAGGGGAGATAATTTCGATGATAACCTTACCGGCGACATAAAGCAAACCTTCGCCCTCAATAAAAATATCTACTCTACAAATGCCTTCTATCCTGGCGCAGTTGTTGAGATAGGATACACTGGATATATGCGCGACCAGCCAGTGGCTCAGGTACAATTCTATCCGGTGCAATATAACCCGGCAACGAGCGAATTGCGCCTTTACCGACGCATCCTTGCCAAAATCACCTGGAGCGCTCCTCTTTCAGGGGTGGTTCCTAAAATGCGAGGGGTCAGCCCTGCATACGAGAACCTGCTGAGAAACAGGATTTTGAACTATGATGTGTTAGAGCGGCCTTCAGTTGGAAGGGAAGCGCCACCCCACAGCGATATCAGGACCAAAGATATCGCTACAACCAGCAGTACTACTAACCTCAAGATCGGAGTAACAGAAGACGGTATATATAAACTCACTTACAGTGATCTCGCTGATGCGGGATTAAATTTGAATACTATAGACCCCAGCACAATCAAAATCAGCAATCAAGGCGCCGAGATTCCCATTTATGTGCAGGGTGAGGATGACGGTGCATTCGATGCCACGGATTATATCCTCTTTTATGGCAAGGCCATAAACGATATTTATACCTCTAAAAATGTGTACTGGCTGCAGACAGACGGGGCCGATGGCAAACGTATGAATACGCTTGACGGCAGTCTCTCGGGCGGCGCTTCTGTGCCCGCGCATTTTACCGCCACACTGCATGCCGAGGAGGACACCTATTACTGGCAAACCATTCCTAATGGCAGTGGCCAGGACCATTGGTTTTGGGGAGACAGGCTCAGCGCCCCCGGGTCAGAAGACTATTCCCTGACTCTCAATAACATTTCGACTTCGGCTGGCACAGCGACTGTGCACGTTAGATTGCAGGGACGCACCGATGTCCAGGCAAACCCCGATCACCATACAAAGATCTATCTTAACAGTGTTGTGATAGATGATCAATTGTGGAACGGCATGAATATCTTCGATCATGAAGTGTCTGTGCCCCATTCCTACCTGAACGAAGGGGTCAATATCGTTCGCGTGGAGTCTGTTGGGGATACCGGGGCAAAGGTGGATCAGGTTTTTGTAAACTGGATAGAGATTGGTTATTTTGATACCTATGTGGCGGAGAATAACGAACTACTCTTCAGCGCGCCAACAGGCGGCGCTTTTCAATTTGAAGTCGCCGGCTTTAGCAGTGACGACATAGAGGTTTTCGACGTGACGGATCCTGCCAACGTAGGTCTCGTCATCAATACAAATATTTTAGCCAAAGGGGGCACCTACACGCTGCAATTTGAGGATACCGCTCAGGCGGGAACACGATACCTGGCGCAGACAATGGCACAGAGTAAATCACCGGCCAGCATTGAGGTCGATCAACCATCATCCTGGAAATCCACCACCAATGGGGCCGACTATATTATCATTACCCATGAGGATTTTTATAACGGCGCTCAAAAGCTGGCGCTGCATCGGAGTAATTCGGGTTTGAGGGCAGCCACAGTCAAGATTACAGACATTTACGATGAGTTCAATTATGGCATATTTCATCCGCAGGCAATCCGGGATTTTCTGTTATATGCTTACAACAATTGGACTGCTCCGGCGCCAACGTACGTTTTGCTGATTGGCGACGCTTGCCAGGACTACAAGGACAATCTCGACACCGACACCATGAATTACGTGCCCACCCAGCTTATTGAAACGGACATATTGGGAGAGACGCCGTCAGACAACTGGTTTGTCCTTGTAAGTGGCGATGACATCCTGCCCGATATGTTTATTGGCCGACTCAGCGCAGATACCAAATCGCAGGCAGATGACATTGTGGATAAGATCATCTACTATGAGCAAAACCCACCAAAAAACTCCTGGAACAAAAATGCCCTATTCGTGGCAGATGACGACGACTCTTCATTTGAAGAAATGTCGGAGCAGCTTGCCGGCCTTTTGCCGGATGACTACACTGCCAACAAGGTTTACGTAAGCGAATACACATCGGGAGATCCCACAAAAGACATCATAAATTATATCAATGATGGAAGCCTTCTGGTCAACTACACCGGGCATGGAGCCGTGGAAAGGTGGGGACTGTGGAATGGCAGTAATTCAATACTGGGTCTTTCCGATATTAAATCGTTAAACAATACCCGCAAGTTTCCTGTGGTGACCGTTGCAGATTGCCTGAATGGATTCTTTACCGGAACAAAACCGCAGATTTCCGTTGCCGAAGAGTTTCAGCGGCTTCGGGACAAAGGGGCTGTGGCAGTCTGGGCGCCAACTGCCTTGAGCTATACCTCCGGTCACCAGATACTGATGAGTGAATTCTACAAGGCTCTTTTTCAGGATAAACAATACGGCATGGGCGCCGCCACAACAGCTGCCAAGATCGCTACATACAGTCAAAACAGTTTCTGGGGTGAGTTGGTTGAAACCTTTGTGCTCTTTGGAGATCCCGTCACGGAATTAGGTGTCTCCGCCGATTCCGGATCTCCCTTGTCAGTGCTTGCTCCTAATGGAGGTGAAGTCATAGTCTCCGGGTCGACTTTTACCGTGCAGTGGACAGCGCCTGATTCTATGGTAAAATTCAAACTCAGGTACTCCCTAGACAAGGGGCGTTCATGGAAAAAGATAGCAAAGAATGTAACAGATACAAGTTATGACTGGGACGTACCGGACATAAAAAACACCAGGAAAAAGTGCCTCATAGAGGTGACAGGATTTGATGAATCCGGGAAAAAAAGAGGCAAGGACAGATCGGATTCTCCTTTTACCATAGAGAAGAAATAATGGCTGAACGGAAACCCATGCAAGGGGCCATCATCGAAGCGGCGCTCGGCATATGGGGCGAGATGGGGAAGCAGCGCCTTATCCCCATTACTGGCCGAAGCATGCTTCCCCTTATCCGGGATAGCGATCATGTATTGGTAATGCACGGCAGCGTCGGTATAAGACGGGGCGATGTGGTTGTTTTCCGGCGTAAGGGCAAACTTTTCGCTCATCGGGCGCTAAGTATTTACGAAAGCAATGATGGCATCACATTCATTACCAAAGGGGATAATGTCCTCCAATTCGATCCCCCCTTTGGCAGTAATGAGGTCATCGGACGTGTGATCGGCATCAAGAGAGGGGGCAGGCAAATATCTCTTGAGACCGCCACGTGGCGAATAGGGGGATGGCTCATTGCTGTTAGCACCCTGGCTTTGGCAAAATTGCGCAGTTGCGGTCGGATCTTCAATCATAAACCCTTGGAGCGCAGGCCGGGTCAATTTACCGTTTTTCTGCGACGAGGCATGCGGTTTTTTTCGCTGCTTATTCGCAGAGTTGTCTTTGCAGCTCTCTGCCGTTGGAAAGAATGATTTATTTTCGCCGAGGGAACAAATGAAAAGGATGAAACGATGAGACCGGAAGATAAACTTCTCTTTGCCTGCTCCCGGCAAAACTTTCTCTCTACACACCGGGAAACCGTGCTCGATATAGGCAATAAAGAAAAAATTTGCTGGGATGTTGTTTATTCTGCGGCGATGTTGCACGGCGTTGCCTCATTGATTTATGCTAATTTGCTGAAGTGTATTGCGAACGCGAATCTTAGGATGCCTCAAGATATTATCGATAAATTTAAACTCTGTGTTGCAACCAATATTGTGAGGAAGGACCGCCGGGCGGAAAAAATCGTGGAAGTGTTATCCTTCTTTAAAAGGAAGTCCATCGATGTCATGCTGATAAAAGGGGCTGCGCTGGATATTCTCGTGTACGATCAGCCCTGGTATATGATTTCCAGCGATGTTGATTTAATTGTAAGACGTAGAAGAGAAGATATGGCTAAAGAAGATAAAAAAGAAATCGCGTCATTGCTCCATAATCTCAGCATTGAGTGTGAATACTTTCGGCATCATGATGTTGATATGGATAGAGTTTTACCGATAAACTTTCAAAAAATTTGGGACAATGCGACCAGAATTACATGGAGGGGGTGCGATGTATTTGTGATGTCGCCGGAAGATATGCTTCTGTCGGTATGCATCAACAGCTGTAGAAAGAGATTTTTCAGGCTGAAAGCGCTCTGTGATATTGCAGAAATTATTAATAAATATCGTGACTTGAAATGGGAGGAACTTACAAGGAATGCCAGGGAGTATGACTGTAACAATATTATTTACGCTGCAATTCTGATTACAAAAATGACGGTGGGATGCAACCTGCCGGAAGGAGCGCTTGAAAAATTAGCAGACAGCAAAGCAAGGGCGGCAGTAATACGTTATTTAATAAGCCGGGTAAGCCGGGGCATAACCTTGTCTTCCTCATTTCCCTATTTTAAAAAAAACAAGAGAAATAAGTTGATGCGAAAAGCCCATTGGGCGCTGATTCTGCCGTACGCAACCTACCGATGGTATCAGGTGTGGCGAAAGATGAAACATATTTGGAAAACCAAACCGTGGAGTTGACAAGGGCGCCCTATAGCTTTTTTGACAAATTGTTGCCATAGATAACAAAAGACGATATAAAACAGTGTTTGCATTATGCCGCTTCACTTATTAAGGATCAAGAATATATCCCATTTAAAGAGGCAACACAGCATTGAGATTTCTCGCGGATGAGAACATATTTCCCTCTCTTATATCGCATCTTCTCAAATTTAAAAACTACCATGCCGCTACCTTCAAGGGAAGGCTTGTCGTATTGTCTAAACTGGGATATAGAATAAGGTAGTTGTGTACGGTTGGTAGAACGCAAGTGAAACCCACCATCGACCGTTTGTCGCATGAAAAATCTGTTGGGTTTCGCCTTGCTCAACCCAACCTAATCTGGCTTATCCTTCGACATTCATTATTCCTTGTTCAATATTCGACATTGAAATCCCCAGAGTAAAAAAGGAACCAGGAAAAAGAGTTTTCACACCGTCATAATCTTATTTCCACATCCTGTCATAAGTCTTCAGCTACATTAGCCGTCAGCAATCAGCCTTCAGCCCTTTGCCAGACTGCTGAAGGCCGATCGCTGACCGTTAACATCTATTATTCTGACTTCTGTCTCCAGACTTCTGATTTCCATCGTCCATCTTCTAGCTTCCATCTTCTCTCAATCACTCATCTAGAGGGGAATTATATAAGATTGAAATTCCTTAACATTAAATTAGGCCCTTTTTCTATTAGATAGGACGAACCCTCATAAAGCGAGAAACCGGAGTTTCTCAAACAAGGGCGTTCCCAAACTGGAGTTTGGGAACGAGTCCATTATGTTTGTATTTGCGTAAAATGGAAATTACACACCATATTTAACCCATCAAACCTTTTATGCGAGTCTCCCGTTCCTGAGAAATAAAAAAGCCTTACTGCAAGCATGTTCTATTGAAAAACATCTTCGGCAGTAAGGCTGTCTTCCCACAAAGCCGTTTAAACTGTTTAAACGGCTTAACAAGACCCTTTGCTTTGCGTCCTGTGATCGCTCAGGGTTTGCCTTTATCGTGATGTATTTTATTATCGAATTGATCGATATGATTCATTTAGCAATACAAATACCAGAATACCAACAAATAAAAAGCAAATAGTAGTTTTGCCGGATGCGTCTT contains:
- a CDS encoding C25 family cysteine peptidase codes for the protein MAEIFKKDLFFILSLILGCCSPSLLMAGPPSGNHLKVLGSDGQAVVLELKVGDFQTETIEHEGQVYHRIIIPEMAQSARAGEPQIPLCGAMIGLPSPEGVSVQIVDASYETLNGYRLYPAPEMIARGDNFDDNLTGDIKQTFALNKNIYSTNAFYPGAVVEIGYTGYMRDQPVAQVQFYPVQYNPATSELRLYRRILAKITWSAPLSGVVPKMRGVSPAYENLLRNRILNYDVLERPSVGREAPPHSDIRTKDIATTSSTTNLKIGVTEDGIYKLTYSDLADAGLNLNTIDPSTIKISNQGAEIPIYVQGEDDGAFDATDYILFYGKAINDIYTSKNVYWLQTDGADGKRMNTLDGSLSGGASVPAHFTATLHAEEDTYYWQTIPNGSGQDHWFWGDRLSAPGSEDYSLTLNNISTSAGTATVHVRLQGRTDVQANPDHHTKIYLNSVVIDDQLWNGMNIFDHEVSVPHSYLNEGVNIVRVESVGDTGAKVDQVFVNWIEIGYFDTYVAENNELLFSAPTGGAFQFEVAGFSSDDIEVFDVTDPANVGLVINTNILAKGGTYTLQFEDTAQAGTRYLAQTMAQSKSPASIEVDQPSSWKSTTNGADYIIITHEDFYNGAQKLALHRSNSGLRAATVKITDIYDEFNYGIFHPQAIRDFLLYAYNNWTAPAPTYVLLIGDACQDYKDNLDTDTMNYVPTQLIETDILGETPSDNWFVLVSGDDILPDMFIGRLSADTKSQADDIVDKIIYYEQNPPKNSWNKNALFVADDDDSSFEEMSEQLAGLLPDDYTANKVYVSEYTSGDPTKDIINYINDGSLLVNYTGHGAVERWGLWNGSNSILGLSDIKSLNNTRKFPVVTVADCLNGFFTGTKPQISVAEEFQRLRDKGAVAVWAPTALSYTSGHQILMSEFYKALFQDKQYGMGAATTAAKIATYSQNSFWGELVETFVLFGDPVTELGVSADSGSPLSVLAPNGGEVIVSGSTFTVQWTAPDSMVKFKLRYSLDKGRSWKKIAKNVTDTSYDWDVPDIKNTRKKCLIEVTGFDESGKKRGKDRSDSPFTIEKK
- a CDS encoding S24/S26 family peptidase, yielding MAERKPMQGAIIEAALGIWGEMGKQRLIPITGRSMLPLIRDSDHVLVMHGSVGIRRGDVVVFRRKGKLFAHRALSIYESNDGITFITKGDNVLQFDPPFGSNEVIGRVIGIKRGGRQISLETATWRIGGWLIAVSTLALAKLRSCGRIFNHKPLERRPGQFTVFLRRGMRFFSLLIRRVVFAALCRWKE
- a CDS encoding nucleotidyltransferase family protein, yielding MRPEDKLLFACSRQNFLSTHRETVLDIGNKEKICWDVVYSAAMLHGVASLIYANLLKCIANANLRMPQDIIDKFKLCVATNIVRKDRRAEKIVEVLSFFKRKSIDVMLIKGAALDILVYDQPWYMISSDVDLIVRRRREDMAKEDKKEIASLLHNLSIECEYFRHHDVDMDRVLPINFQKIWDNATRITWRGCDVFVMSPEDMLLSVCINSCRKRFFRLKALCDIAEIINKYRDLKWEELTRNAREYDCNNIIYAAILITKMTVGCNLPEGALEKLADSKARAAVIRYLISRVSRGITLSSSFPYFKKNKRNKLMRKAHWALILPYATYRWYQVWRKMKHIWKTKPWS